A DNA window from Maribellus comscasis contains the following coding sequences:
- a CDS encoding alpha-N-arabinofuranosidase, giving the protein MKMNNFMQRFILLVMVSGIFSVLTTTAQNARIKIDVDRQIGEINKNLFGNFVEHLGRCVYGGIYEPDSPLSDDKGIRLDVLDAVKELNVPLTRYPGGNFVSNYHWKDGIGPKDQRQTRMELAWARLETNQFGTDEFVEYARRIGTDPYLAVNLGTGTIEEAQQWVEYCNVKEGPYYAELRKKYGHPEPYNIKYWSLGNEMDGFWQMGHLNAEDYSKKAREAAKLMRLTDPSIKLVAAGASNFRPNNDPHEWNATVLSELKDVVDYIALHMYVGNHQDNYYNFVSSPLVLEERTKVVKGMILREMEKADRGDRDPIYIAWDEYNIWYRWRAEETMTGDRALEERYNLEDALVIAGFLNAFIRNADIVKMANMAQLVNVIAPIFAEKDGMFKQTIYYPLQLFANNMFGTSLDVFVDCEAYDTDEFYLGLAEQATQQNNVPYLDVSAAYNKGEVVVCVINRHKDNTIETDIISQEGLFDGEFEVYEINGPDIKAENDFDKTNVQTVQKESVKVKKTADFSYSFPPHSFTMLKGKIVK; this is encoded by the coding sequence ATGAAAATGAACAACTTTATGCAGAGATTTATTTTGCTGGTAATGGTGTCAGGAATTTTTTCGGTATTGACAACGACGGCACAAAATGCAAGAATAAAAATTGATGTCGACCGGCAGATCGGCGAGATAAATAAAAACCTTTTTGGAAATTTTGTGGAACACCTCGGGCGTTGCGTCTACGGAGGTATTTACGAGCCTGATTCCCCGCTTTCAGATGATAAAGGAATTAGGCTGGATGTACTCGACGCAGTAAAAGAGTTAAATGTTCCACTCACACGGTATCCCGGAGGAAACTTTGTTTCCAATTATCATTGGAAGGATGGAATTGGCCCCAAAGACCAGCGACAAACAAGAATGGAACTGGCCTGGGCAAGATTGGAAACCAACCAATTTGGCACAGATGAATTTGTTGAATATGCACGCAGAATTGGCACCGATCCATATCTTGCAGTTAACTTGGGTACAGGAACAATTGAAGAAGCTCAGCAGTGGGTGGAATATTGTAACGTGAAAGAAGGTCCGTATTATGCTGAACTTAGAAAAAAATACGGTCATCCGGAACCCTATAACATTAAATATTGGAGCCTTGGAAACGAAATGGACGGATTCTGGCAAATGGGTCACCTGAATGCGGAAGATTATAGCAAAAAAGCCCGTGAAGCAGCCAAATTGATGCGGCTTACCGATCCATCGATTAAACTGGTAGCTGCCGGCGCCTCCAACTTCAGACCGAATAATGATCCGCACGAATGGAATGCTACGGTACTTTCTGAGTTAAAAGATGTGGTTGATTATATTGCTCTCCATATGTATGTTGGCAATCATCAGGATAATTACTACAATTTTGTTTCGTCGCCGTTGGTTTTGGAAGAGCGGACCAAAGTTGTAAAAGGAATGATTTTGCGGGAAATGGAAAAAGCCGACCGTGGAGATCGAGACCCGATTTATATCGCATGGGATGAGTACAATATTTGGTATCGCTGGCGAGCAGAGGAAACCATGACTGGCGACCGTGCTCTTGAGGAACGCTACAACCTTGAAGATGCTTTGGTAATTGCTGGTTTCTTAAACGCATTTATCCGAAATGCCGATATCGTAAAAATGGCAAATATGGCGCAGTTGGTGAATGTTATCGCTCCTATTTTTGCCGAAAAAGATGGAATGTTTAAACAAACCATTTATTACCCGCTACAGCTTTTTGCCAATAACATGTTCGGAACTTCGCTTGACGTTTTCGTGGATTGTGAAGCATACGACACTGACGAATTTTACCTCGGACTGGCGGAACAAGCAACTCAACAAAATAATGTTCCCTACCTTGATGTGTCAGCAGCGTACAATAAAGGAGAAGTTGTGGTGTGTGTTATTAACCGACACAAAGACAATACAATTGAAACAGATATTATTTCGCAGGAAGGATTATTTGACGGGGAATTTGAGGTTTATGAAATAAATGGTCCGGATATTAAGGCCGAAAACGATTTCGACAAAACCAATGTTCAGACTGTTCAAAAAGAATCAGTAAAAGTCAAAAAAACCGCAGATTTTTCCTACTCATTTCCTCCACATTCATTTACTATGCTAAAAGGAAAAATTGTTAAATAA
- a CDS encoding arabinan endo-1,5-alpha-L-arabinosidase produces the protein MKQIFLLLIFLTILFHEGFSQNIVVHDPVMIQQNDTYYLFCTGRGINVWSSANMKEWKREKPVFSEAPEWAIEAVKDFRGHIWAPDISFYNGEYYLYYSVSAFGKNTSCIGLATNQTLNPNDPDFKWVDHGKVIQSFPGKTNWNAIDPNLIVAEDGTPYLTFGSFWDGLKLVKLSSNGTETAEDLNSIPTIASRKKSSDAPNPPSVDDNPVDAGGNAIEAPFIFKKGKYYFLFASIDYCCKGVNSTYKMIVGRSEKIPGPYLDKNGESMATGDGTILLEGDENWHGVGHNATYTFNGTDYIIFHGYDANDEGRPKLIIKKLDWDKNGWPVIANI, from the coding sequence ATGAAACAAATATTTTTACTCCTAATATTTTTAACAATTTTATTTCACGAAGGATTTTCGCAAAATATTGTTGTACATGATCCGGTTATGATTCAACAAAATGACACCTATTACCTTTTCTGCACCGGTCGCGGTATCAATGTCTGGTCATCTGCAAACATGAAGGAGTGGAAACGCGAGAAACCTGTTTTTTCGGAAGCACCGGAATGGGCCATTGAGGCTGTCAAGGATTTCAGAGGGCACATTTGGGCACCCGACATTTCTTTTTATAACGGAGAATATTACCTCTATTACTCCGTATCAGCCTTTGGTAAGAATACTTCATGTATCGGACTTGCAACCAACCAAACGCTGAATCCGAACGATCCTGATTTTAAATGGGTTGACCACGGAAAAGTAATACAATCGTTTCCGGGAAAAACCAACTGGAATGCTATTGATCCAAACCTGATTGTTGCTGAAGACGGTACGCCATATCTAACCTTTGGATCATTTTGGGATGGGCTGAAACTGGTAAAACTGAGTTCGAATGGAACTGAAACTGCTGAAGATTTAAATAGCATTCCAACCATTGCCTCGCGAAAAAAATCATCAGATGCCCCTAATCCTCCGTCTGTTGATGACAATCCTGTAGACGCCGGAGGCAATGCCATAGAGGCTCCATTTATCTTTAAGAAAGGAAAGTACTATTTTCTTTTTGCGTCTATCGATTATTGTTGTAAAGGTGTGAACAGTACATATAAAATGATTGTTGGACGGTCGGAAAAAATACCCGGTCCTTACCTCGATAAAAATGGAGAATCAATGGCAACCGGAGACGGGACAATTCTGTTAGAAGGGGATGAGAATTGGCATGGAGTGGGACACAATGCGACTTATACATTTAACGGGACCGATTATATTATTTTTCATGGCTACGATGCCAATGATGAAGGAAGGCCAAAACTTATCATTAAAAAGCTTGATTGGGATAAAAACGGATGGCCGGTAATTGCTAATATCTAA
- a CDS encoding glutathione peroxidase, with translation MKKIIFFIATAFFLSFVTYAQNTIHEFKVDDIDGNSFDLSSLKGKKVLVVNTASKCGLTPQYEQLQELYETYGGEDFVIIGFPANNFANQEPGSNEEIEEFCQKNYGVTFPMMSKISVKGDDMHPVYQWLTQKNRNGVMDSEVSWNFQKYLINKNGELVEMIAPKTKPNDEKIINWIKGTKP, from the coding sequence ATGAAAAAAATTATTTTCTTTATTGCAACTGCATTTTTTTTGAGCTTTGTTACTTACGCACAAAATACTATTCACGAATTTAAAGTCGATGATATTGATGGTAATAGTTTTGATTTATCTTCTTTAAAAGGGAAAAAAGTTTTAGTAGTAAACACCGCTTCAAAATGCGGACTTACGCCTCAATACGAACAACTTCAGGAATTATACGAAACCTACGGAGGTGAAGACTTTGTAATCATTGGATTTCCGGCTAATAACTTTGCAAATCAGGAGCCTGGTTCAAATGAAGAAATTGAGGAGTTTTGCCAGAAAAATTATGGGGTAACATTTCCTATGATGTCGAAAATAAGTGTTAAAGGAGATGATATGCACCCTGTTTATCAATGGCTGACTCAGAAGAATAGAAATGGAGTTATGGATTCCGAAGTAAGCTGGAATTTTCAAAAATATTTAATCAACAAAAATGGCGAATTGGTTGAAATGATTGCTCCTAAAACCAAACCTAATGATGAAAAAATAATAAACTGGATTAAGGGAACAAAACCATAA
- a CDS encoding Gfo/Idh/MocA family protein codes for MNSDRRNFIKTSAIATAAISTFPTIMNACASPAEKIRVALIGCRSQGFGDLKSFITDKKNNVDCVAMCDVDSNILEERAAEVEKITEKKPLTYSDFREVLDNPDVDAVIIGTPDHWHAIMMMMALEAGKHVYVEKPMGHSIEECDAMVKAAKKHPELVVQVNMWQRSSKHWFEASDIVKSGELGDVHLVRAWIYKGYDNPYPVMPDKEAPDYVDYDMWLGPAPKRPFNLNRFHYNFRWWWDYAGGAMTDWGVHLLDFALYAMDAGMPQKISPGGGMFYNKPGAMDTPDIEQALYGYPEHTMIWECGLNPGIGLYKRNSHGVAFVGNKGTLVVDRGGYELIPDFNNEKREPFFEGLVQKNYGDGQDEHVKNFLQCIREGGTPNASVEIGAKTATVSEMGNIAYRVGKVIHWDDTAKKFDDEEANKLMKVSYRDQWQLPKV; via the coding sequence ATGAATTCAGACAGAAGAAACTTTATTAAAACTTCGGCAATTGCTACAGCAGCAATAAGTACTTTCCCAACTATTATGAATGCTTGTGCTTCTCCTGCAGAGAAAATCCGTGTGGCTTTAATCGGTTGCAGAAGCCAGGGATTTGGTGATTTAAAAAGTTTTATAACAGACAAGAAGAATAATGTAGACTGTGTTGCAATGTGCGACGTTGATTCCAATATCCTTGAAGAACGTGCTGCAGAGGTTGAAAAAATTACGGAAAAGAAACCGCTTACCTATTCTGATTTTCGTGAAGTCTTAGATAACCCCGATGTTGATGCTGTAATTATTGGCACACCTGACCATTGGCATGCAATTATGATGATGATGGCACTTGAAGCCGGAAAACATGTTTATGTTGAAAAGCCAATGGGACATAGTATTGAAGAATGTGATGCAATGGTTAAAGCAGCTAAAAAACACCCGGAATTAGTCGTTCAGGTGAATATGTGGCAGCGGAGTTCAAAACACTGGTTTGAAGCCTCCGATATTGTTAAGTCGGGAGAATTAGGAGATGTTCACTTGGTGCGGGCATGGATTTACAAAGGGTATGATAACCCATATCCGGTAATGCCGGATAAAGAAGCTCCTGATTATGTAGATTACGATATGTGGTTAGGACCTGCACCTAAAAGACCTTTCAACTTGAATCGCTTTCACTATAATTTTCGCTGGTGGTGGGATTATGCAGGTGGTGCAATGACCGATTGGGGCGTTCACTTGCTGGACTTTGCTCTTTACGCAATGGATGCCGGTATGCCGCAGAAAATTTCTCCCGGGGGAGGTATGTTTTACAATAAACCAGGAGCAATGGATACGCCGGATATTGAACAGGCTTTATATGGTTATCCTGAACATACCATGATATGGGAATGTGGCCTGAACCCCGGAATTGGACTTTACAAAAGAAATTCTCATGGTGTTGCATTTGTTGGAAATAAAGGAACACTGGTTGTTGATCGCGGAGGTTACGAGCTTATTCCGGATTTTAATAATGAAAAAAGAGAACCTTTTTTTGAGGGGCTTGTGCAAAAAAACTATGGAGACGGGCAGGACGAACATGTGAAAAACTTCTTACAATGTATTCGCGAAGGAGGAACTCCAAATGCCTCTGTGGAAATTGGTGCTAAAACAGCAACGGTTTCTGAGATGGGGAATATTGCTTACCGTGTAGGAAAAGTTATCCATTGGGACGATACAGCCAAAAAGTTTGATGACGAAGAAGCTAACAAACTAATGAAGGTTTCTTATCGCGATCAGTGGCAATTGCCAAAGGTGTGA
- a CDS encoding helix-turn-helix transcriptional regulator produces the protein MFLWELPQLQNKNHSFQKSKENLVVFAKSCGNFFYPKHRSPYLFLTNFLNPGNYYLNESQTQVREKSFYFLNADDSIAIDYSKPVTLQTLLILFDDEFIENCITNLLSTEEQLLNFNTKKINFHIPTVPFELNERVQKILCFLINNSSYKENVDFYLYELVSEFVKMNDKTSKQIQKIDAVKTSTKTELYKRLFIAREFIRENVSKKITLDEIALEASLNKYHLLSNFKQLFQCTPHQFSTQLKLSKAYQLLKHKKGSVTEICESVGFDSIGSFSHLFKNHFHISPSTLLKN, from the coding sequence ATGTTTCTTTGGGAATTGCCTCAGTTGCAAAATAAAAACCATTCATTTCAAAAAAGCAAAGAGAATTTGGTTGTTTTTGCCAAAAGTTGTGGGAACTTCTTTTACCCAAAACACAGATCTCCTTATCTTTTTCTGACCAACTTTTTAAATCCCGGAAATTATTATTTAAACGAAAGTCAAACACAGGTTAGAGAAAAGAGTTTCTATTTTCTAAATGCAGACGATTCCATTGCAATCGATTATTCCAAACCGGTAACTCTGCAAACACTGCTTATTTTATTTGACGATGAATTTATAGAAAACTGTATTACAAACCTTCTCTCGACAGAAGAACAGCTACTCAATTTTAATACTAAAAAAATAAACTTTCATATTCCGACAGTGCCCTTTGAGCTAAACGAAAGAGTTCAAAAAATCCTCTGTTTTCTGATAAACAATTCATCTTATAAAGAAAATGTTGATTTTTATTTGTACGAATTGGTTTCGGAATTTGTTAAAATGAACGACAAAACATCAAAACAGATTCAAAAAATTGATGCAGTAAAAACTTCCACAAAAACAGAACTGTACAAACGGCTTTTTATCGCCCGGGAGTTTATCCGGGAAAATGTCTCAAAAAAAATAACCCTTGATGAGATTGCATTGGAAGCAAGTTTAAACAAATACCACCTGCTATCAAATTTTAAACAGCTGTTTCAATGTACCCCTCACCAGTTTTCGACCCAACTAAAATTGAGTAAGGCTTATCAACTGTTAAAACATAAAAAGGGCTCTGTAACGGAAATATGTGAATCAGTGGGTTTTGACAGTATAGGTTCTTTTAGTCATCTGTTTAAAAATCATTTTCACATCTCACCTTCCACCTTGCTCAAAAACTAA